The Methanobrevibacter millerae genome includes the window TTTAAATGCTTATATATGTTGTTTTGGTTAGTTTGAAGTTACTTAAAATGATAATATTATATAATATGATGTTATATATTATTTATTATAGTTATTTACTTAATTTTTTTGATAAATGATTTTTATTGAAATTGATTTCATATTGAAAAATTGCTCTGAAAAAAACAAAATATATAAAGTAATATGATTTATATTAATCATAAAATTACTTATATTTATATTACTTAAGTATAATTGTTAATTAAATTAACAAACCGGAAAGTAATCCGGGGATAGCTTGGTAATCCTTATACTACTAGAAGTGTAACAGCCCAAGAATTTTTACCAAATCCAACATAATAATTTGGTAAAGTACTATAATGACTAATAGTGTAATTTATAATTATGATGCATGTCCTATCAATAGTGTCAATGATTTGTTAAGTAGGAAATGGATTTTTGGCATTATGAAAGATTTGTTTGCAGGTAAAAAGCATTTTAATGAATTTAAACAAGACAAACCTGAATTGAGTAATGTTGTATTATCAGATAACTTGAAATATCTTGAAAGTAAGGGTTTGATTTACAAAAAAGTCATTGAAGATGATGGCAAAAGAAATACTGAATATTATCTTACAGATAAAGGAAAGAAAATGAATAAAATTTTATATGAAATGGTTGTTTTCGGATTATATGAATTGGAATCTGATTTAAGAACTGATGATTATAAAAATGAAATAAAAAAAGGATATAAGGATATTTTGGATTTATATGTATTCTCTTTTAATTTTACTTTCCAATACATTTTGAGGTATTTCCCTTAGTTTATATTCAAAATCACTAATCAATTCCTCTTTGTCGGAAAAATAACCACTCACGGGTGCTAGATTGTTATTGTGATGTCCAAAGAAATAGGTATTGTATGGCAGATTTAACTTTTCAATCAATTCCATTTCTTCTAAAATCACATCTTTTTCACAAAGCTACTTAAATTCTCCATTTTTAGCCATTTCATCCAGTTTTGTTCCACTAACAATTCCAGTTGTTATTATGGACACCATTTTTGGAGGATATGTATTCAATAATTTTGCGGTTTCGATAACATGCTCATTTGAATAGTCATAGCCTCCAACTCCACCCATTAAAAGTGCAATATATCTTATTCCAGCATTTTTCAGTTTTTTGAGAGTTTCATATTCCTGTTCCTGTGTATCTCCTTTATTCATTTGTTTTAAAACAGGTGGTAATCCGGATTCAAGCCCTATGTATATATCATTGTATTTTGCTTCGGCAAGCTGGTCAATTTCATCCTGTGACTTGTGTATTAAGTTTCTAATTGAGCTTTGACAGCTTATAGTATTTATTTCTGGAAAATATTTCTGTATTAATTCGCTTACTTTTAGCAGTCTCTTTGTTGATAATGCTAGTGGATCGCCATTTGCAACTATTATTCTGGATAGTGTTTTTGGATAATAACTTGATAACTCCTCTAAATCTTCTACAATGTGCTCTTCAGGTGAGGCTCCAAATTTAACTTTATACATATTGCAGAAATTGCATTTGTTCCATGAGCACCCGTAACTGATTTCAACAATAGGAGTATCTGCTTCTAGTGGATGTCTGTAAATTGGTCCTGTATAATGCATATTATCACATATAAATGTCCTCTTGTAAGTTTGCTGTCTAATAATTCAGGCATTTTTTCATCAAGTTCTATAATTTGTTTTTTAATTTCTTTTATCATTTCATCCTTGAATTGGAAATAGTATCCTATTTTGATTAAATTGTGAACATGTCCTCCAAAGAAGTAACAGTCATCATACATTTCTAAATTTTCAATTAATGTTAATTCTTCTTCAACTAATTCTCTTTCGATAGGCTGAATAAACTCCCCATTTAAACTCATTTTATATAATGGAGTATCCTTTTCAATGGAAGTGGAAGTTGTAATAATCATTACAGGTTTATATTTATTTAATAATTTGGATGTTTCAACTGCACTTTCGATACAATTTCCTTTTCCCGCAATTCCTAACATTAGAAGTGCAACATAATCCATATTTGCTTCTTTTAATTTTTTCAATTGATTGTATTCATCTTTTACTGTGTATCCTTTATGCATTTGCTCTAACGTATTTTCATAAGCTGATTCTAAACCAATATATAATCTGTTAAATTTCCTTTGGGTAGTATCTTGTTAGTTCTTCTAAATCTTGCTTAATATCTTCAATTGGAGATATTCCAAATTTTTGAGTATGATACATACTACAAAATGAACATTTCTCCCAAGAGCAACCATATGTAATCTCCAATAAAGGTGTATCCGCTTCTGGCGGAGGTCTGTAAACTGGTCCTGTATAATGCATTTTTTCTCACTCCTATTTCATTATTTAATAAGTAGATATAAAAATTAAAAGGTTATAATTAACTTACTGGTTAGTTTAAACTTACTTCACTTTAAATTTGGAGAATGTTAAATCAAGAATTAAGGTTAGAGTATCATTAATTGCATAATTATTTTAAATCAGGTTATAATATTTCTATTATTTTTATACTTTTCTATCGTTTTTCTATAGTAATTATTGATTTAAAATTATTTTTTTTGAATATTTTTTATTTTTTGGTGATACTTTTTAAACTTAGTATATTTCTTGTTATAAATATTTAAATAATTTAAGTAATATATCTATTTTTTGATACTATGGATTTATTAAAGCATGATAATTGCATTCTAGAAAATTTTAAATTTCAAAATGGTGCAGTTCTTGAAAATGTGAATGTGGCTTACTCTACAATGGGAAAACCGAAATATGATGATGAAGGTAAAATTACTAATTTGATACTGCTTTCACATAGTTATGAAGAAAGTTTTGAATCATATTGGGGTAAAGATATTATTTTGAGTGAAGATTTTCTTTTTGATAGAAAAGACTATTTTTTTGTCATTATTATTCCTTTAGGAATTCCAGATTCTTGTTCTCCATCACTAACTAAATTAAATCATAATTTTCCAAAATATACGTTTGAAGACAGAGTAAATTTTAAAAGACAATTTTTAAAAGAGAAGTTTGACTTTACTAAGATTCATGCTATATTAGCAAATAGTGTCGGTGGTTATGAATCATTAGTTTGGGCATATATGTATCCTGATGACATGGAGTTATTGATAGTGCTATCTGTTACTTATAGAATACGTGGTGATAATTATATTGTTGCATTAAGTATTAAGGAGATTATTGAATCTAATGAAAATTTCTATGATGAAATTTATGATAACTCACTGATTAAGATGATGCTTCCTTTATTTAAATTATGTTATATTAATTCTATTCCTAAAAATAAATTATTCTATTCAGATCATGATGAGATTGATATGTTTTTAGCAGATTTTGAGGATAGGTCTCTTTTTAGGGATATCTATGATTTTTATTATGTAAATGAATTATTGATTAATTATGATATTGAGGATAAATTGTCTAATGTCAAAGCCAAAACTCTTGTAATAGGAGATACTAATCATATATATTATGATTTTGAAACAGATATTTTACCTTTCAAAGAATTAATAAAGGATTCAACTGTTGTTTCTGTGTGTTTAGAACGTAATGTTGATGAAAATGGGGATTTTTCTGATTATTTAAATAGTTTAAAAAACTTTTTAAATTAAACTGTGATTTTCTCATGGATTCAATTCATAATACTTTTTTGATAACTCTCGGAGTGTAACTTTTAGTTTTTCTTTTTCTTCATTTGTATATTCACTAAATATTTCATCTTCGATTTGATTAATGATTTTTACAAATTCCTTTGTTACTTCTTTTCCTTTTTCAGTAATTTTCACGATGTTTTTACTTTTATTTTTAGGGTCTGGGAAAATTTCAACCAAATTCTTATTTTCAAGTCTTTTTAAAGCTTTAGTGACACTTCCCCCATGAATATTTAGCAGTTGTGAAATGTATGATTGGGGTATGCTTTTTTCTGTGTTAATCACGATTAAAAAATTTGCCTGATTTAGTGTAATGTCTAAATCTTTGAACTGTTTATTTAGGGCAACTATACAAATGTCAGATAATTTTAAGATTATAAATTCAAAGGGAGTATTTTTCAGCTCTTTATTAGGCAATTCAGTTATGCTTTTAAATTTCATATTTAAAAGTATTTCCTAGGAAACATTTAAATATTTTCACCAATTAAAAAAAATTATATGAAAAGATATTCTCGTTATATTGTTTATTTAATTTCTTTGTTTATCATATCTCTTGGCGCATCCTTGTCTATCAAGGCTAATTTAGGCACATCTCCTTTAATTTGCATTCCATATGTCTGCAGTCTAATTTCTAATTTGAGTGTTGGCACAACAAGCTTTTTATTTAGTGTTCTACTTATTTTAATTCAGGTTATTCTTCTTAAAGGAGGCTTTGAGAAAAGGCAATACTTGCAATTGGTTATCGGAACTATTTTTTCTGTCTTCATTGATTTTACATTATTTTTAGTTGATTTCTTAAATCCCACGGATTATTTTTCACAATTGGCTTTATTAATTGTAAGTTGTGTTGTCATGGCTTTTGGTGTTTTACTTGAAATTAAAACGGAAGTTGTTTATATTCCGGGGATGGATTCATTGTAGCTATTTCTAAAGTATTGAAAAAGGAATTCGGAAAAGTCAAACCCTACTGTGATGTTTCATTTGTAGTTGTAGCCACAATATTATCTGTTGTCTTTTTAGGATATTTGGCGGGTGTTCGTGAAGGAACAGTGATTTCAGCAGTTATAATAGGACCCATTGTTAGAGTATTTAAAAAATATTTGGATGGTTATGTTGATTTGCTAATTTAAATATTCAAGCTTTCAGTGTAGTTTTCTAAAATTTCATTTTTTATATCTTTCTTTAATTTGCTGCATTCTAATTCATTTAAAGAAAATACGCTCAGTTCATATAAAATCTTGTTTGTTTTAAGGCCCTTTTCCAATAAAATATATGATGTTTTGTTTCGTGTTTTCAGTTCGGATTTTTCTTTTTTTATCAGTTCCATTTCTTCCATATATTTCAATGTTTGTGATAATACATGATTGCTTAATGTAGGATTTGATTCCTGAAATTCTGTAAAATGTTTTTTTCCTCTAAACATATCCATTAAAATGCATAGAACCCATTTTCTTGAGAAAAAATCTAGGGATTCACTTACTGGACAGATATCTTCTATATTCATATTAATTTTTTTGTTAATATTATTATAAATTAATTTAGTAATTTTAAAATTACAGATTCTTTTTAAGCAAGGACTTCAATTATTAATATCATGAGATTTAATATTGATGAATATCGTGCTGTTGAAAAAGCGGCAGAAAAGTTTGTAAAAAGTGTAGCTGAAGGCAATAGTGAATATGCAAAAGAATTATTCATTGATGAAGCAGTATTGTTCGGTTATTTGGATGGTGATTTGGAACATGGATCCATACAACAGTTCTATGATAATGTGGATAGTGTAGCTGCTGGAGATGAATTCAATGCAAGAATTGATGTGCTTCTTTTAGAAGAAACCTTGGCTGTTGTAAGAGTTCTTGAAGAAAGTTGGGGTGGGCGTATTGATTTTACGGATGTATTGTTGATGTTAAAAATGGATGGTGAATGGAAAGCGGTTGCAAAAGCTTATAACCAAAATTCAAACACAATCCAATAACTTTTTTCTTTTTTTATTGTCTGCAGGTATCTATTAATTATATATTTAATTGATTAGATAAATTAATGTATAATTAATTAATGCTGAGGATATGAATAATAATCTAACAATTTATGATTTAAACTTTATTTTACATAAAAAAATTGACTTTTTCGATTTGGTGGATTTGCATTCTAGAAACTGGTATTTTCAGGATTTCATGAATAATCTGCGGAAATTTCAACAAAAGTCCTGCATCAAACATTAACTGAATTGGAATCTGTCGGATTGATTGATAAAAAAATTATCCAAGAAAAACCTAAATTAACTGAATGTTCCTTAACTGAAAAAGGAAACTTTCCAAAAAGTTAATAAAAGAATATTATTCTTATATTGATATGATTTCTTCAGATTCTAACGAAAAAAAGAAAATATTCAATAAAATAAAAGATTTATAGGTGTTTAAAATGCATTATACTGGAACAGTTTATAGGAACCCGTATGAACCTCCTTCACCATTGCTTGAAATAACTCAAGGATGCAGCCATAATAAATGTAAATTCTGCAATATGTATTCAGCAGTAAAATTCAAGCCTTCTCCTATTGAATGGATTGAAGAGGATTTAGCAGAAATTGCATCAATGTATCCTAATACTCATAGATTGCAACTGTTGAGTGCTGATCCTTTTGTATTGAGCTTTGAGCAGCTTGATGAAATTTGTGATTTGGTCCATAATTATTTGTCTGATATTGAAATCATGACAATGGCCGCACGTGTTGACAATATTAAGGATAAAACTGTTGAAGAGCTTGAAATTCTTAAGAGCAAAGGAATTGTTGAGTTAAATCTTGGAGCTGAAAGCGGTGATGATTGGACACTTAAACGAGTTAATAAAGGTTATGAAAGTAAAGATATTTTAAAACAGTGTTCTAAGCTTGATGAGGCTGGAATTGATTACTGGTTAACTTTTTTAAATGGTCTTGCAGGTAAAGAACATTCAAAAGATCATGCCATTAATTCTGCTAAAATATTTAGCCAGTGCAATCCTACGGTTGTTGGAACTGGAGGTTTGGTTTTGTTTGAAGGAACTGGATTGCTTGCTCAATATAGGCAGGGCAAATTCAACCCATTATCTGAAAAGGGTTTGATGGAAGAGTTAAAATTGTTCATTGAAAATTTGGATTTTGATGGAAGGTTCATCACTCACCATACATTTTCAATGAATTTAAATAATTCAAACTTTAAAGAAAATAAACAGAGAATATTGGATTCGCTTCAACATGGAATTGATAATTTGGATATGGATAGATTAACTCAAATAAGAAATAATAAAAGGAGTTTATAAATGAATATTGT containing:
- a CDS encoding helix-turn-helix domain-containing protein, which translates into the protein MTNSVIYNYDACPINSVNDLLSRKWIFGIMKDLFAGKKHFNEFKQDKPELSNVVLSDNLKYLESKGLIYKKVIEDDGKRNTEYYLTDKGKKMNKILYEMVVFGLYELESDLRTDDYKNEIKKGYKDILDLYVFSFNFTFQYILRYFP
- a CDS encoding radical SAM protein, yielding MHYTGPIYRHPLEADTPIVEISYGCSWNKCNFCNMYKVKFGASPEEHIVEDLEELSSYYPKTLSRIIVANGDPLALSTKRLLKVSELIQKYFPEINTISCQSSIRNLIHKSQDEIDQLAEAKYNDIYIGLESGLPPVLKQMNKGDTQEQEYETLKKLKNAGIRYIALLMGGVGGYDYSNEHVIETAKLLNTYPPKMVSIITTGIVSGTKLDEMAKNGEFK
- a CDS encoding alpha/beta fold hydrolase, whose protein sequence is MDLLKHDNCILENFKFQNGAVLENVNVAYSTMGKPKYDDEGKITNLILLSHSYEESFESYWGKDIILSEDFLFDRKDYFFVIIIPLGIPDSCSPSLTKLNHNFPKYTFEDRVNFKRQFLKEKFDFTKIHAILANSVGGYESLVWAYMYPDDMELLIVLSVTYRIRGDNYIVALSIKEIIESNENFYDEIYDNSLIKMMLPLFKLCYINSIPKNKLFYSDHDEIDMFLADFEDRSLFRDIYDFYYVNELLINYDIEDKLSNVKAKTLVIGDTNHIYYDFETDILPFKELIKDSTVVSVCLERNVDENGDFSDYLNSLKNFLN
- a CDS encoding MarR family winged helix-turn-helix transcriptional regulator, producing the protein MKFKSITELPNKELKNTPFEFIILKLSDICIVALNKQFKDLDITLNQANFLIVINTEKSIPQSYISQLLNIHGGSVTKALKRLENKNLVEIFPDPKNKSKNIVKITEKGKEVTKEFVKIINQIEDEIFSEYTNEEKEKLKVTLRELSKKYYELNP
- a CDS encoding YitT family protein is translated as MKRYSRYIVYLISLFIISLGASLSIKANLGTSPLICIPYVCSLISNLSVGTTSFLFSVLLILIQVILLKGGFEKRQYLQLVIGTIFSVFIDFTLFLVDFLNPTDYFSQLALLIVSCVVMAFGVLLEIKTEVVYIPGMDSL
- a CDS encoding helix-turn-helix domain-containing protein, which encodes MNIEDICPVSESLDFFSRKWVLCILMDMFRGKKHFTEFQESNPTLSNHVLSQTLKYMEEMELIKKEKSELKTRNKTSYILLEKGLKTNKILYELSVFSLNELECSKLKKDIKNEILENYTESLNI
- a CDS encoding nuclear transport factor 2 family protein; translation: MRFNIDEYRAVEKAAEKFVKSVAEGNSEYAKELFIDEAVLFGYLDGDLEHGSIQQFYDNVDSVAAGDEFNARIDVLLLEETLAVVRVLEESWGGRIDFTDVLLMLKMDGEWKAVAKAYNQNSNTIQ
- a CDS encoding winged helix-turn-helix transcriptional regulator codes for the protein MSTKVLHQTLTELESVGLIDKKIIQEKPKLTECSLTEKGNFPKS
- a CDS encoding radical SAM protein; translation: MHYTGTVYRNPYEPPSPLLEITQGCSHNKCKFCNMYSAVKFKPSPIEWIEEDLAEIASMYPNTHRLQLLSADPFVLSFEQLDEICDLVHNYLSDIEIMTMAARVDNIKDKTVEELEILKSKGIVELNLGAESGDDWTLKRVNKGYESKDILKQCSKLDEAGIDYWLTFLNGLAGKEHSKDHAINSAKIFSQCNPTVVGTGGLVLFEGTGLLAQYRQGKFNPLSEKGLMEELKLFIENLDFDGRFITHHTFSMNLNNSNFKENKQRILDSLQHGIDNLDMDRLTQIRNNKRSL